A stretch of Bradyrhizobium sp. CCBAU 53338 DNA encodes these proteins:
- a CDS encoding MFS transporter, whose product MISNWLSAALGRRNIHYGWVMVGVTFFAALISAGTVGAPGVFIVPLQKEFGWSTAEISSALSIRFILFGLMAPFAAALLNRYGLRNVTLTAQLIVVSALVLSLGMTQVWQLVALWGVVIGIGTGMTALVLGATIATRWFAARRGLVIGIMTASVATGQLVFLPLLASLTERFGWRPALGFVCIMLGVSAAAVLLVMRDRPSDLGLRPFGDEGTEPLPAPPLSHGSITAVALGTLRDASKSSAFWILFATFFVCGASTNGLVQVHLIPMCLDFGIPQVQAASLLAAMGIFDFFGTIMSGWLSDRYDNRFLLFWYYGLRGLSLIFLPFSDFSFYGLSIFAMFYGLDWIATVPPTVRLTAQKFGPERANLVFGWIFAGHQLGAGTAAFGAGLSRTLLQSYLPAFFVAGALCVFASLIVLALSRQPKPQPKPAMA is encoded by the coding sequence ATGATTTCGAACTGGCTTTCGGCTGCGCTCGGCCGCCGCAACATCCATTACGGCTGGGTGATGGTCGGCGTCACCTTTTTTGCAGCGCTGATCAGCGCCGGCACGGTCGGCGCGCCCGGCGTGTTCATCGTTCCGCTACAAAAGGAGTTCGGCTGGAGCACGGCGGAGATCTCGTCTGCGCTGTCGATACGCTTCATCCTGTTCGGGCTGATGGCACCGTTCGCCGCCGCTCTCCTCAACCGCTACGGCTTACGCAACGTCACGCTGACCGCGCAGCTCATCGTCGTCTCCGCGCTCGTCCTCTCACTCGGCATGACGCAGGTCTGGCAGCTCGTGGCGCTGTGGGGCGTGGTGATCGGCATCGGCACCGGCATGACCGCGCTGGTGCTCGGCGCCACCATCGCGACGCGCTGGTTCGCCGCAAGACGCGGCCTCGTCATCGGCATCATGACCGCGAGCGTGGCAACCGGTCAACTCGTGTTCCTGCCGCTGCTGGCAAGCCTGACCGAACGCTTCGGCTGGCGCCCCGCGCTCGGCTTCGTCTGCATCATGCTCGGCGTCTCCGCCGCGGCGGTCCTGCTCGTCATGCGCGACCGCCCCAGCGATCTGGGTCTGCGTCCCTTCGGCGACGAAGGTACCGAGCCCCTGCCCGCGCCGCCCCTGAGCCACGGCTCGATCACGGCCGTCGCGCTCGGCACGCTGCGCGACGCCTCGAAGTCGAGCGCGTTCTGGATCCTGTTTGCGACCTTCTTCGTCTGCGGCGCCTCGACCAACGGCCTCGTGCAAGTACATCTGATTCCGATGTGCCTCGATTTCGGCATTCCGCAGGTGCAGGCCGCGAGCCTGTTGGCGGCGATGGGCATCTTCGACTTCTTCGGCACCATCATGTCAGGCTGGCTGTCGGACCGTTACGATAACCGCTTCCTGCTGTTCTGGTACTACGGTCTGCGCGGGCTCTCGCTGATCTTCCTGCCCTTCAGCGACTTCTCGTTCTACGGCTTGTCGATCTTCGCAATGTTCTATGGTCTGGACTGGATCGCGACCGTGCCGCCGACGGTGCGCCTCACCGCGCAAAAGTTCGGACCGGAACGTGCGAACCTGGTGTTCGGCTGGATCTTCGCCGGCCATCAGCTCGGCGCCGGCACCGCCGCGTTCGGCGCGGGCCTGTCGCGGACGCTGCTGCAGAGCTACCTGCCCGCCTTCTTCGTCGCCGGCGCGCTCTGCGTGTTCGCCTCGCTGATCGTGCTGGCACTGTCGCGGCAGCCGAAGCCGCAACCAAAGCCCGCGATGGCCTAG
- a CDS encoding CoA-acylating methylmalonate-semialdehyde dehydrogenase, producing MRDVGHFIGGKEVKGKSGRTADVFEPMTGDVQAKVALASKAEVRAAVENARAAQPEWAATNPQRRARVMTKFVELVQRDYDKLAELLAREHGKTVPDAKGDIQRGLEVAEFACGIPHLMKGEYTEGAGPGIDIYSMRQPLGVVAGITPFNFPAMIPMWKFAPAIACGNAFILKPSERDPGVPMKLAELMIEAGLPAGILNVVNGDKEAVDAILDDPDIKAVGFVGSTPIAQYIYERAAQTGKRCQCFGGAKNHAIIMPDADMDQAVDALIGAGYGSAGERCMAVSVAVPVGKTTADRLMDKLIPRVESLKIGTSIDPSADYGPLVTREAVEKVKSYIDIGIKEGATLAVDGRGFKMQGYEKGFYLGGSLFDNVTRDMRIYKEEIFGPVLSVVRAHDYKEALALPSEHDYGNGVAIFTRDGDAARDFAAKVNVGMVGINVPIPVPIAYYTFGGWKKSGFGDLNQHGPDSVRFYTKTKTVTSRWPSGVKEGAEFSIPLMK from the coding sequence ATGCGCGACGTCGGGCACTTCATCGGTGGCAAGGAAGTCAAGGGTAAGTCGGGCCGTACCGCCGACGTCTTCGAGCCGATGACCGGTGACGTCCAGGCCAAGGTCGCGCTGGCCTCCAAGGCCGAAGTCCGTGCCGCCGTCGAGAACGCCCGCGCCGCGCAGCCCGAATGGGCCGCGACCAATCCGCAGCGCCGCGCCCGCGTCATGACGAAATTCGTCGAACTGGTGCAGCGCGACTACGACAAGCTCGCCGAGCTGCTCGCGCGCGAGCACGGCAAGACCGTGCCCGACGCCAAGGGCGACATCCAGCGCGGCCTCGAAGTCGCCGAGTTCGCCTGCGGCATTCCTCATCTGATGAAGGGCGAATACACCGAAGGTGCCGGCCCCGGCATCGACATCTATTCCATGCGCCAGCCGCTCGGCGTCGTTGCCGGCATCACGCCGTTCAACTTTCCGGCAATGATCCCGATGTGGAAGTTCGCGCCTGCGATCGCCTGCGGCAACGCCTTCATCCTGAAGCCGTCCGAGCGCGATCCCGGCGTGCCGATGAAGCTTGCCGAGTTGATGATCGAGGCGGGCCTGCCGGCCGGCATCCTCAACGTCGTCAACGGCGACAAGGAAGCGGTCGATGCCATCCTCGACGACCCCGATATCAAGGCCGTCGGCTTCGTCGGCTCGACGCCGATCGCGCAATACATCTATGAGCGCGCCGCCCAGACCGGCAAGCGCTGCCAGTGCTTCGGTGGCGCCAAGAATCACGCCATCATCATGCCGGATGCCGACATGGACCAGGCTGTCGACGCGCTGATCGGGGCGGGCTACGGCTCGGCCGGCGAGCGCTGCATGGCCGTCTCGGTCGCTGTTCCCGTCGGCAAGACCACCGCCGACCGTCTGATGGACAAGCTGATCCCGCGCGTCGAGAGCCTCAAGATCGGCACCTCGATCGATCCGTCGGCCGATTATGGTCCGCTGGTGACACGCGAGGCGGTCGAGAAGGTCAAGAGCTACATCGACATCGGCATCAAGGAAGGTGCGACACTTGCCGTCGACGGCCGCGGCTTCAAGATGCAGGGCTACGAGAAGGGCTTCTATCTCGGCGGTTCGCTGTTCGACAACGTCACCAGGGACATGCGGATCTACAAGGAAGAGATTTTCGGCCCGGTGCTCTCGGTCGTGCGCGCGCACGACTACAAGGAAGCGCTGGCGCTGCCGTCCGAGCATGATTACGGCAACGGCGTTGCCATCTTCACTCGTGACGGCGACGCCGCCCGCGACTTCGCGGCCAAGGTCAATGTCGGCATGGTCGGCATCAACGTGCCGATCCCGGTGCCGATCGCCTATTACACCTTCGGCGGCTGGAAGAAGTCCGGATTCGGCGATCTCAACCAGCACGGCCCGGACTCGGTCCGCTTCTACACCAAGACCAAGACCGTGACCTCGCGCTGGCCGTCCGGCGTCAAGGAAGGTGCGGAGTTCTCGATCCCGCTGATGAAGTAA
- a CDS encoding PaaI family thioesterase, with translation MIEPAQLDLFSPAQRRERVVDWQVPAPVAKVAMGLSGMDAMLGIRDGRLPPPPFAKLIGFTVGVVEPGRIVMELEPREDLENTIGLLHGATAAALLDTAMGCAISTRLEAGQSSVTLDLKMTFLRPLSVRSGLISAEGKVVKLGRQTSYTEGFVRDGKGALAVHATATFSMVGNNFTGN, from the coding sequence ATGATCGAACCTGCTCAACTCGACCTGTTCTCACCGGCGCAGCGGCGCGAGCGCGTGGTGGACTGGCAGGTGCCCGCGCCGGTTGCGAAGGTGGCGATGGGCTTGTCCGGCATGGACGCCATGCTGGGCATCCGCGACGGCCGGTTGCCGCCGCCGCCCTTCGCGAAACTGATTGGCTTCACTGTTGGAGTGGTCGAGCCCGGCCGTATCGTGATGGAACTCGAACCGCGCGAGGATCTCGAAAACACCATCGGGCTCCTGCACGGGGCGACCGCCGCCGCGCTCCTCGATACCGCCATGGGCTGCGCGATTTCGACGCGGCTGGAGGCCGGGCAGTCGTCGGTGACGCTCGACCTGAAGATGACTTTCCTGCGGCCGCTCTCCGTCAGGTCAGGCCTGATCTCGGCGGAAGGCAAGGTCGTCAAGCTCGGGCGCCAGACCAGCTACACCGAAGGCTTCGTCCGCGACGGTAAGGGGGCACTCGCGGTCCATGCAACTGCAACCTTTTCCATGGTCGGTAACAATTTTACCGGGAATTAA
- a CDS encoding FAD-binding oxidoreductase: protein MPTAFPSPVPTIPTAPLTAELRDALRAIVGEKGLIEDAHGMQPFVTDWRGLLLGGAGAVVRPGSTGEVSDVVRLCHQHGVAIVPQGGNTGLMGGATPWPAHTGIVLSLGRMNRVLDVDPVGYAMTVEAGCVLQTLQETAAANDRFLPLSLGAQGSCMIGGNLSTNAGGVQVLRYGNARNLVLGLEVVLPNGDVWDGLRALKKDNTGYDLKHLFMGAEGTLGIITKAVLKLWPAPKDVSTAWLAVRDPRAALEILSEAHAASEDNVGSCELLSRAAVDLVMRHIPGVQDPLRADTPWYLLLEWSSSRPRQDGADGMSEKLEAFLADQLEAGRVLDAVIAQTVGQSRNMWRIREAMAEASRAEGPGISYDISVAISKIPEFIDKGLKAALDILPGIRPYPLGHIGDGNLHFSFMGPLGMDQQTLNQYTAAITRAVNDLVTSMGGSISAEHGIGIEKLDELSHYRSKTELDIMRTIKRALDPQNIMNPGKVLRV, encoded by the coding sequence ATGCCGACTGCCTTCCCGTCGCCCGTCCCCACCATTCCAACTGCTCCCTTGACTGCCGAGCTACGCGATGCGTTGCGCGCGATCGTGGGCGAGAAGGGTCTCATCGAGGACGCGCACGGCATGCAGCCGTTCGTGACGGACTGGCGCGGACTGCTGCTTGGCGGCGCCGGCGCCGTCGTTCGCCCTGGAAGCACCGGGGAAGTCTCTGATGTGGTCCGGCTTTGCCATCAGCACGGCGTCGCGATCGTGCCGCAGGGCGGCAACACCGGATTGATGGGCGGCGCAACTCCCTGGCCGGCACACACCGGCATCGTGCTGTCGCTCGGCCGGATGAACCGCGTGCTCGACGTCGATCCCGTCGGTTATGCGATGACGGTCGAGGCCGGCTGCGTGCTGCAAACGCTTCAGGAGACCGCGGCCGCGAACGACAGGTTCCTGCCGCTCAGCCTCGGCGCCCAGGGCTCCTGCATGATCGGCGGCAACCTCTCGACCAACGCCGGCGGCGTGCAGGTGCTGCGCTATGGCAATGCCCGCAATCTCGTGCTCGGGCTCGAGGTCGTGCTGCCCAATGGCGACGTCTGGGACGGATTGCGTGCGCTGAAGAAGGACAACACCGGCTACGACCTCAAGCATCTCTTCATGGGCGCCGAGGGAACGCTCGGGATCATCACCAAGGCCGTGCTCAAGCTGTGGCCCGCGCCGAAGGACGTCAGCACGGCGTGGCTCGCGGTTCGCGATCCACGCGCGGCGCTGGAAATCCTGTCGGAAGCGCATGCGGCCTCCGAGGACAATGTCGGGTCCTGCGAGCTGCTGAGCCGCGCGGCTGTCGACCTCGTGATGCGTCACATTCCCGGCGTCCAGGATCCGCTCAGGGCGGATACGCCGTGGTACCTGCTGCTTGAATGGTCGTCCTCGCGCCCACGGCAGGACGGGGCCGACGGCATGTCGGAGAAGCTGGAGGCGTTTCTCGCCGACCAGCTCGAAGCCGGTCGCGTGCTCGACGCGGTTATCGCGCAGACCGTCGGTCAATCGCGCAACATGTGGCGCATCCGGGAAGCGATGGCCGAGGCTTCTCGCGCCGAGGGCCCGGGGATCAGCTACGACATCTCGGTGGCGATCTCCAAGATCCCCGAGTTCATCGACAAGGGGCTCAAGGCCGCGCTCGACATTCTCCCGGGCATTCGCCCCTATCCACTCGGGCATATCGGCGACGGCAATCTGCATTTCTCGTTCATGGGGCCCCTCGGCATGGATCAGCAGACGCTGAACCAATACACCGCCGCGATCACGCGCGCCGTGAACGATCTCGTCACCTCCATGGGCGGATCGATCTCGGCCGAGCACGGCATCGGCATCGAAAAGCTCGACGAGCTCAGCCACTACCGCTCCAAGACCGAGCTCGACATCATGCGCACCATCAAGCGCGCGCTCGACCCGCAGAACATCATGAATCCAGGTAAAGTGCTGAGGGTATGA
- a CDS encoding acetyl-CoA C-acyltransferase, with translation MAEAADPVVIVSAARTPLGRFMGELSPLAAHKLGSHVINAALERARLAPEKVDEVFMGCVLPAGQGQAPARQAARSAGLPDATGATTINKVCGSGMKATMLAHDIIRAGSAEIVVSGGMESMSNAPYLLQKARGGYRAGHDRIIDHMMMDGLEDAYETGRSMGDFGEATAEAYQFTRKDQDAYAMETLSRARKAVEGGAFKAEIAPITLAEKAGPRIIANDEHPLKVDPAKIPGLKPAFRANGTITPAASSANADGAAALVLTKRSLADHNGLPAIAEIKGHTTHSQEPQWFTTAPIPAIRKLLDKVGWSADDVDLFEINEAFAVVAMAAQRDLGIPREKLNINGGACALGHPIGATGARLIVTLLHALEANNLRRGVAALCIGGGEATAIAVERLAH, from the coding sequence ATGGCCGAAGCCGCCGATCCCGTCGTCATCGTCTCCGCCGCCCGCACCCCGCTCGGCCGCTTCATGGGCGAGCTGTCACCGCTCGCCGCTCACAAGCTCGGATCGCATGTCATCAATGCGGCGCTGGAACGCGCCAGACTTGCGCCCGAGAAGGTCGACGAGGTCTTCATGGGCTGCGTGCTGCCGGCCGGCCAGGGCCAGGCACCGGCACGCCAGGCGGCGCGTAGCGCCGGCCTGCCCGATGCGACTGGTGCCACCACGATCAACAAGGTCTGCGGTTCCGGCATGAAGGCGACCATGCTGGCGCACGACATCATTCGCGCCGGCTCGGCCGAGATCGTCGTATCCGGCGGCATGGAGAGCATGAGCAACGCACCCTATCTCCTGCAGAAGGCACGTGGCGGCTATCGCGCCGGCCATGACCGCATCATCGACCACATGATGATGGATGGCCTCGAGGACGCCTACGAAACCGGCCGCTCCATGGGCGATTTCGGCGAGGCCACCGCCGAAGCCTATCAGTTCACCCGCAAGGACCAGGACGCCTATGCGATGGAGACGCTGAGCCGCGCACGCAAGGCGGTCGAGGGCGGCGCGTTCAAGGCCGAGATCGCGCCGATCACGCTGGCTGAGAAGGCAGGCCCGCGCATCATCGCCAATGACGAGCATCCGCTGAAGGTCGATCCCGCAAAGATCCCCGGCCTGAAGCCGGCGTTCCGCGCCAACGGCACCATCACGCCGGCGGCTTCCTCCGCCAATGCCGACGGTGCCGCGGCGCTCGTGCTGACCAAGCGCTCGCTCGCCGATCACAACGGCCTTCCCGCCATCGCCGAGATCAAGGGCCACACGACCCACAGCCAGGAGCCGCAATGGTTCACCACGGCGCCGATCCCGGCGATCAGAAAACTGCTCGACAAGGTCGGCTGGAGCGCTGATGACGTCGATCTGTTCGAGATCAACGAGGCCTTCGCCGTAGTGGCGATGGCGGCGCAGCGCGATCTCGGCATTCCTCGCGAGAAGCTGAACATCAACGGCGGTGCCTGCGCGCTCGGCCATCCCATCGGTGCCACCGGCGCGCGTCTGATCGTGACGCTGCTGCATGCGCTCGAGGCCAACAATCTCAGGCGTGGTGTTGCGGCACTCTGCATCGGCGGTGGTGAAGCCACTGCGATCGCAGTGGAGCGCCTCGCGCACTGA
- a CDS encoding LysR family transcriptional regulator has protein sequence MLDQGAIDWDDFRFVLAIVRGGSVSAAAKQLGVDHATVIRRVDRLEKHLSAKLFDRRKTGYLLTDAGQRVADSAEAMESTIVANQEQVGGSVARLTGTVRIGAPDGFGTAFLAPRLAPFADRYPDLDLQLVATARLFSLSKREADIAISLTMPKEGRIVGRKLLDYRLGLYAAAAYLDRFPKIASRQDLPQHRFVGYIEELLFTPELDYLPQVSPRISARFRSANLIAQLNATLSGFGIAVLPHFMASDYPQLVAVLPEEVSIVRTFWMLMHADSKDLARIRAVADYISEIVERERALFAGR, from the coding sequence ATGCTGGATCAAGGCGCTATCGATTGGGACGACTTTCGTTTCGTGCTGGCCATCGTGCGGGGCGGCTCGGTGTCGGCTGCGGCAAAACAGCTCGGCGTCGACCATGCCACGGTGATCCGCCGCGTCGACCGGCTGGAAAAGCACCTCTCGGCAAAGCTGTTTGACCGGCGCAAGACCGGCTACCTCCTCACCGACGCCGGCCAGCGCGTCGCCGACAGCGCCGAAGCAATGGAATCCACCATCGTCGCCAACCAGGAGCAGGTCGGCGGCTCCGTGGCGCGATTGACCGGTACGGTGCGGATCGGGGCGCCCGACGGGTTCGGCACCGCCTTCCTGGCGCCACGCCTGGCGCCCTTCGCCGATCGCTATCCCGACCTCGATCTGCAACTTGTAGCGACCGCACGGCTGTTCAGCCTCTCCAAACGCGAGGCAGACATCGCGATCAGCCTGACCATGCCGAAAGAGGGCCGCATCGTCGGCCGCAAGCTGCTCGATTATCGGCTCGGCTTGTACGCCGCCGCGGCCTATCTCGACCGCTTCCCGAAAATCGCCTCGCGGCAGGACCTGCCGCAGCATCGCTTCGTCGGCTACATCGAGGAGCTGCTTTTCACGCCGGAGCTCGATTATCTGCCCCAGGTGTCACCGCGGATCTCGGCACGCTTCCGCAGCGCCAACCTGATCGCGCAGCTCAATGCCACGCTCTCGGGGTTCGGCATCGCGGTGCTGCCGCACTTCATGGCGAGCGACTACCCGCAGCTCGTGGCGGTGCTGCCCGAGGAAGTGTCGATTGTCAGGACGTTCTGGATGCTGATGCACGCAGACAGCAAGGATCTCGCGCGGATCAGGGCGGTGGCGGATTACATCTCGGAAATTGTCGAGCGTGAGCGGGCGTTGTTCGCGGGGCGATAG
- a CDS encoding acyl-CoA carboxylase subunit beta — protein MNWKPELDELARREAFAREMGGVDKVKRQHDQGRLTVRERIDRLIDKNSFHEIGAVSGIGEYDRTGELKAVTPANCVFGRARVDGRTVVVVGDDFTVRGGSADASISAKPLMAEEMAHDFRLPIVRIIEGSGGGGSVKTIETKGAANLPGGIGGTRWYRFTTENLSRVPVVALGLGSVAGLGAARLAASHYSIMTRKSAMFVAGPPVVKALGQNLSKEELGGADIQTRAGAVDHAVDTEEEAFACARRFLSYLPSSVYELPPTLPCIDNPERTEEALMKAVPRNRKQVYKVRPIIESVVDKGSFFEVASNFGKPIIVGLARLEGRAVMLLASDSFHYGGSWTADACQKVVRWVDFAETFHLPIVYLMDCPGFMIGLDAEKAATIRHGVRAMAAVNQTTVPWCTVILRNAFGVAGVVHQPADRFSMRYAWPSAYWGSLPLEGGIEAAYRADIDAAEDKAAKLKEIEERLNKLRSPFRSAEKFWVEEIIDPRKTRSLLCEFARLAEPLRKAGPPENMTIRP, from the coding sequence ATGAACTGGAAGCCGGAACTCGACGAGCTCGCCCGGCGCGAAGCCTTCGCGCGGGAGATGGGCGGCGTTGACAAGGTCAAGCGACAGCATGACCAGGGCCGGCTGACTGTTCGGGAGCGCATCGACAGGCTGATCGACAAGAATAGCTTTCACGAGATCGGTGCCGTCTCCGGCATCGGCGAGTACGATCGAACGGGCGAGCTGAAGGCCGTGACGCCGGCGAACTGCGTATTCGGCCGCGCGCGCGTCGATGGCCGTACGGTGGTCGTCGTCGGCGACGACTTCACCGTGCGCGGCGGCTCGGCGGATGCGTCGATCTCGGCGAAGCCCTTGATGGCGGAGGAGATGGCGCACGACTTCCGTCTGCCCATCGTTCGCATCATCGAAGGCTCCGGCGGCGGCGGTTCGGTCAAGACCATCGAAACCAAGGGCGCGGCCAACCTGCCGGGCGGCATCGGCGGCACGCGCTGGTACCGCTTCACGACGGAGAATCTGTCGCGCGTGCCTGTCGTCGCGCTCGGCCTCGGCTCGGTCGCGGGCCTCGGCGCCGCGCGCCTTGCCGCCAGCCACTATTCCATCATGACGCGCAAATCCGCGATGTTCGTTGCGGGCCCGCCTGTCGTGAAGGCGCTGGGCCAGAACCTCTCGAAGGAAGAGCTCGGCGGCGCCGATATCCAGACCCGTGCCGGCGCGGTCGATCATGCCGTCGACACCGAGGAGGAAGCCTTTGCCTGCGCTCGTCGCTTCCTCTCGTATTTGCCGTCATCGGTCTACGAGCTGCCGCCGACGCTGCCTTGCATAGACAATCCCGAGCGCACGGAAGAAGCGCTGATGAAAGCGGTGCCGCGCAACCGCAAGCAGGTCTACAAGGTCAGGCCCATCATCGAGTCCGTCGTCGACAAGGGTTCGTTCTTCGAGGTCGCATCCAATTTCGGCAAGCCCATCATCGTCGGCCTCGCGCGGCTCGAGGGCCGGGCGGTGATGCTGCTTGCCAGCGACAGTTTTCACTATGGCGGCTCGTGGACGGCGGATGCCTGCCAGAAGGTGGTGCGCTGGGTCGACTTCGCGGAAACCTTCCATCTGCCGATCGTCTATCTCATGGACTGTCCGGGCTTCATGATCGGCCTCGATGCCGAGAAGGCGGCGACCATCCGTCACGGCGTCCGCGCCATGGCCGCGGTCAACCAGACCACGGTGCCCTGGTGCACCGTGATCCTGCGCAACGCCTTCGGCGTGGCCGGCGTCGTGCACCAGCCGGCCGATCGGTTCTCGATGCGCTACGCCTGGCCGTCGGCCTATTGGGGCTCGCTGCCGCTCGAAGGCGGCATCGAAGCCGCCTACCGCGCCGACATCGACGCGGCCGAGGACAAGGCGGCGAAGCTGAAGGAGATCGAGGAACGCCTGAACAAGCTCCGTTCGCCGTTCCGCTCGGCCGAAAAGTTCTGGGTCGAGGAGATCATCGATCCCCGCAAGACCCGCTCGCTCTTGTGCGAGTTCGCGCGCCTCGCCGAACCGCTGCGCAAAGCGGGACCGCCAGAGAACATGACGATCCGTCCGTAG
- a CDS encoding TetR/AcrR family transcriptional regulator: MRYSREHKQETHDRIVKKASVRLREKGAHGIGVADLMKEAGLTHGGFYAHFDSREALVIEAFDYAMNRSMEHWRKQSDQVAPEKQLGQIVETYLSALHRDNPGHGCSIPALGAEIARESPKTRKAFAGKLDEMVEMMTNFIPNVPRKAARKQAIATLATMAGTMLLARIAGSSELSDEVLKAGKDSALEGAKREPKAAAAKKAKQS, from the coding sequence ATGCGCTATTCTCGGGAACACAAGCAGGAAACCCACGACCGCATCGTCAAGAAGGCGTCCGTGCGGCTACGCGAAAAGGGGGCCCATGGCATCGGCGTCGCCGACCTGATGAAGGAGGCAGGCCTGACCCATGGCGGCTTCTATGCGCATTTCGACTCGCGCGAGGCCCTGGTGATCGAGGCCTTCGATTACGCCATGAACCGTTCGATGGAGCACTGGCGCAAGCAGTCCGATCAGGTCGCGCCCGAGAAGCAGCTTGGCCAGATCGTCGAGACTTACCTCTCGGCGCTCCATCGCGACAATCCCGGCCATGGCTGCTCGATCCCCGCGCTTGGGGCCGAGATCGCCCGCGAGAGCCCGAAGACACGCAAGGCGTTTGCCGGCAAGCTCGACGAGATGGTCGAGATGATGACCAATTTCATCCCGAACGTTCCGCGCAAGGCCGCGCGCAAGCAGGCGATCGCGACGTTGGCGACGATGGCCGGCACCATGCTGCTGGCACGCATCGCCGGCTCGAGCGAACTGTCGGATGAGGTGCTGAAGGCGGGCAAGGACAGCGCGCTGGAGGGGGCAAAGCGCGAGCCAAAGGCGGCGGCAGCGAAGAAGGCGAAGCAGAGTTAA
- a CDS encoding enoyl-CoA hydratase, giving the protein MEMLNNHCGVTRDERGVVHVAICNAGSLNILGSPVTDAVREGLQQLSSDRSIRVVVLRGQSEKSMIGGADIKEMAKLDQKSAEAFISRLRDLCEAVRQFPAPMIARMPGWCLGGGLEVAAACDFRIAAHDAHFGMPEVRVGIPSVIHAALLPRLIGWARARWLVMTAENIDAPTALAWGLVDKIAPAGGLDAAVEHLVTALLECGPEALRSQKALLRQWEELPLTESVNLSVKVFGESFLTDEPTRLMGAFANRKR; this is encoded by the coding sequence ATGGAAATGCTCAACAACCACTGCGGCGTGACGCGCGATGAGCGCGGCGTCGTTCATGTCGCGATCTGCAACGCCGGCTCGCTCAACATCCTCGGCTCGCCCGTGACCGACGCGGTCCGGGAGGGGCTGCAGCAGCTCTCGTCCGACCGCAGCATCCGCGTCGTGGTGCTGCGCGGCCAGAGCGAGAAGAGCATGATCGGCGGCGCCGATATCAAGGAGATGGCCAAGCTCGACCAGAAGTCGGCCGAGGCCTTCATCAGCCGCCTGCGCGATCTCTGCGAAGCCGTGCGCCAATTCCCGGCGCCCATGATCGCGCGCATGCCCGGCTGGTGCCTCGGTGGCGGGCTCGAAGTGGCGGCTGCCTGCGACTTCCGGATCGCCGCGCATGATGCACATTTCGGCATGCCGGAGGTGCGCGTCGGCATTCCCTCGGTGATCCACGCCGCGCTGCTGCCGCGCCTGATCGGCTGGGCTCGCGCGCGCTGGCTGGTGATGACGGCCGAGAACATCGACGCCCCGACCGCCCTGGCCTGGGGCCTGGTCGACAAGATCGCGCCGGCAGGCGGACTGGATGCGGCCGTCGAGCACCTCGTGACCGCGCTGCTCGAATGCGGCCCCGAGGCGCTGCGCTCGCAGAAGGCGCTGCTGCGGCAATGGGAGGAACTGCCGCTGACGGAGTCGGTGAATCTCAGCGTCAAGGTGTTCGGCGAGTCGTTCCTGACGGACGAGCCCACACGGCTGATGGGCGCATTCGCGAACAGGAAGCGGTAA